From one Fibrobacter sp. genomic stretch:
- a CDS encoding Na/Pi cotransporter family protein: protein MTLMILKMIGCLALLMFGMKTMSEGLQKLTGGHLRAVLGTMTKHRAGGLLTGTFVTAAVQSSTATTVMTVSFVNAGLLTLKQAIPVIMGANIGTTATAWIMSIFGFQFNMSSFVWPFFGLAIALSYVRKNSVKSFAEFIFGFSFMFLGLTTLRENAVAMDLSHNQAVINFFATCGNWGMLSTLLFLLLGGILTMCVQSSAAIMAITLLLCSSGVLPIYQGIALVMGENIGTTVTSNLAALSASTQARRAALAHMLFNVFGVVWVLIIFHPFVNMVCHFVGFDPNFVPQTEEEIAHAGVRVTYALSGFHTAFNLCNVALLIWFIKPMEKLICRIIKEKEDPEDFSIKFISGGLMSTAELSLFEARKEINLFAERTLKMFRFVPELLKLKDEAAFAKLFARIEKYEGISDKLEMEIGEYLNKVSEGHLSPESKTKLQCMLKEISEIESIGDACYNMARVLNRKFKCGEDYTEEQYSRIDGMMKFCDQMLTQMLLVVENRPEADPKAVQAFEFEINDYRKMLKELNVNDLNAQRYSYQMGVHYMDLINDCEKLGDYVVNVVEAHMNHRLSK from the coding sequence ATGACTCTAATGATCCTCAAGATGATCGGATGCCTCGCGCTCCTCATGTTCGGCATGAAAACGATGAGCGAAGGCTTGCAAAAACTCACCGGCGGACACCTCCGCGCAGTCCTTGGAACCATGACCAAGCACCGAGCGGGTGGACTCCTTACGGGTACGTTCGTTACCGCCGCCGTGCAGTCCTCGACTGCAACCACCGTCATGACTGTCAGTTTCGTTAATGCTGGTCTGCTTACGCTTAAGCAGGCCATTCCTGTTATTATGGGTGCAAATATCGGAACCACGGCCACAGCGTGGATCATGTCGATATTCGGATTCCAGTTCAACATGAGCAGCTTCGTGTGGCCCTTCTTCGGGCTCGCCATCGCGCTTTCGTATGTGCGCAAGAACAGCGTGAAAAGTTTCGCTGAATTCATATTCGGATTTTCGTTCATGTTCCTCGGCCTCACGACGCTCCGCGAAAACGCCGTCGCGATGGACCTCTCGCACAACCAGGCGGTCATCAACTTCTTCGCGACCTGCGGCAACTGGGGCATGCTCTCGACGCTCCTGTTCCTGCTCCTGGGCGGAATCCTGACGATGTGCGTGCAGTCCTCCGCGGCCATCATGGCAATCACGTTGCTCCTCTGCTCCAGCGGCGTGCTCCCGATTTACCAGGGCATCGCGCTCGTTATGGGCGAAAACATCGGTACCACGGTCACCTCGAACCTCGCGGCCCTTTCGGCAAGTACGCAGGCGCGGCGCGCGGCCCTCGCCCACATGCTCTTCAACGTATTCGGCGTGGTGTGGGTGCTCATCATATTCCACCCGTTCGTGAACATGGTCTGCCATTTCGTGGGCTTCGACCCGAACTTCGTGCCACAAACCGAAGAAGAAATCGCCCATGCGGGCGTCCGCGTGACCTACGCCCTCTCCGGATTCCACACAGCGTTCAACCTGTGCAACGTGGCGCTCCTCATCTGGTTCATCAAACCGATGGAAAAGCTCATCTGCAGGATCATCAAGGAAAAGGAAGACCCCGAAGATTTCAGCATCAAGTTCATCAGCGGCGGCCTCATGAGCACCGCGGAACTCTCGCTGTTCGAAGCCCGCAAGGAAATCAACCTGTTCGCCGAACGCACGCTCAAGATGTTCCGTTTTGTACCTGAACTCCTCAAGCTAAAAGACGAAGCCGCATTCGCGAAACTGTTCGCCCGCATCGAAAAGTACGAAGGCATCAGCGACAAACTGGAAATGGAAATCGGTGAGTATTTGAACAAAGTAAGCGAAGGTCACCTGAGCCCCGAAAGTAAGACCAAGCTGCAGTGCATGCTCAAGGAAATTTCCGAAATCGAGAGTATCGGCGACGCCTGCTACAACATGGCCCGCGTTCTGAATCGCAAGTTCAAGTGCGGCGAGGACTACACCGAAGAACAATACAGCCGTATCGACGGCATGATGAAATTCTGCGACCAGATGCTCACCCAGATGCTCCTGGTTGTCGAGAACAGGCCCGAAGCCGACCCGAAGGCAGTCCAAGCGTTCGAATTCGAAATCAACGATTACCGCAAGATGCTCAAGGAACTGAACGTGAACGACCTGAACGCGCAGCGTTACAGCTACCAGATGGGCGTGCACTACATGGACCTGATAAACGACTGCGAAAAGCTCGGCGACTACGTGGTGAACGTGGTCGAAGCGCACATGAACCACAGGCTCTCGAAATAA
- a CDS encoding PorV/PorQ family protein → MLKKTLLLSLLMCAAAFSASGRYWNTGLGGVTMQHLSMQSSPRGAALSGAGVADPARVSEVSRNPLAITRMRSAEFGLNQIVFGDAGADNFVSVYYGLPLGESYGLSLGLEYLGYDEIEGRDENGELAAEYGAYAWAAQAGFGNRGKAFGWSLSARFAYQTIDDESNIAILADGGVIYRVMQYISFGATVTNFGYVTESEYDHAHESAPLALQAGITGIVPVARIFNLESLWEVHLSADIYRRADMDDPEWRFGTEIAYQEFLLLRMGYALRPHTEDGFSAGIGFSFGMVVFDYGYSPRPALGSGNHYLGLGLRF, encoded by the coding sequence ATGTTGAAGAAAACCCTGCTGCTTTCGTTGCTGATGTGTGCCGCTGCCTTTTCTGCGAGCGGTCGATATTGGAATACGGGTCTCGGCGGGGTTACAATGCAGCACCTTTCCATGCAGTCTTCTCCGCGTGGAGCCGCGCTTTCGGGTGCCGGCGTCGCTGACCCCGCTCGGGTATCCGAGGTGAGTCGCAACCCCCTGGCCATCACGCGCATGCGGTCCGCTGAATTCGGGCTGAACCAGATCGTGTTTGGCGATGCGGGTGCCGACAACTTCGTCTCGGTCTATTACGGGCTTCCGCTGGGCGAAAGCTACGGGCTTTCCCTCGGGCTCGAGTACCTCGGGTACGACGAAATCGAGGGCCGCGACGAGAATGGCGAGCTTGCCGCTGAATATGGGGCTTATGCCTGGGCCGCTCAGGCCGGCTTCGGCAACCGCGGCAAGGCGTTCGGGTGGTCGCTCTCCGCGCGTTTCGCGTACCAGACTATCGACGATGAATCGAATATCGCCATCCTCGCCGATGGTGGCGTAATCTACCGCGTCATGCAGTACATTTCTTTCGGTGCGACCGTCACGAATTTCGGGTACGTGACCGAAAGCGAATACGACCACGCGCATGAATCCGCCCCGCTGGCCCTGCAGGCGGGCATTACGGGCATTGTCCCGGTCGCGCGCATTTTCAATCTCGAGAGCCTCTGGGAAGTTCACCTCTCCGCCGACATCTACCGCCGTGCCGACATGGACGATCCCGAATGGCGCTTCGGCACCGAAATCGCCTACCAGGAATTCCTCTTGTTACGCATGGGTTACGCGCTGCGCCCGCATACCGAAGACGGCTTCAGCGCCGGTATCGGGTTCTCCTTCGGCATGGTCGTGTTCGACTACGGCTATTCGCCGCGCCCTGCGCTTGGCTCCGGCAACCACTACCTCGGTCTCGGCCTGCGTTTCTAG